AATTTTGATGATATTATCGGAGCAGTTGTCGTTGAGTCGGATAACTTAGACGGCTCTTTTAATAATTTGGGCCAGCGAAATCGGGAAGGAGATAGAACGAGTGGGTTGATAACCAGCGAGGCAATAGCGAATAAATCTATTGTAGCATTAGGACTTACAGCAGAGTACGTACTTGAGAATTCGGTAGAGATACCTTCTGCTTTCTCACCGATAGCCTCAGATGCAACCGATCGTAGCGTGCGAGTATATTCGGCCAGTCTACAATCCGAGGGCTTTTTGTTTACCATTTTTAACCGATGGGGACAAGTTGTGTATCAAACCAGCGACCTGCAATCAGCCCTCACCTCAGGTTGGGGTGGTTTAGATACCAACACCCGTCAACCGCTACCTTCAGGAGTCTACCCTTACGTGTTACGGGGCATTTACGACAGTGGGCAAGCAGTAGAGAAGACGGGTTCCATTACGCTTTTCCGTTGATATGCGACACAATCGGACTCATATTGTTCTGATAGGACTTCTGTTCTTTGCTTCCGATGGGTTGACTCAAGAAATCCGGTTCTCCCAGTATCAAGCTGCTCCGGCCTACATTAATCCGGCTAGTGTAGGAACTACGTTGCATCCGGTATTACGAGTTAATTCTCGGATTCAGCGGTTCGGAGTAGTTGCCTTTCGTACCGGCTACGCCTCATTATCGCTGCCAATTTCCCTCAGCAGTACAAAAGAGTTGCCCATCGGAGGGGTTGGCTTAAATGTATTACAGGATGTAGCCGGAGAGAGTAGCGAGTTTCGCACTACAATTGCTCAATTATCAGCCGCCTATAACATTTACCTAAACCGCCGAGGTACTCAGTGGCTGAGTTTGGGTTTACAAGCGGGTTATCGCCAGGTGCGAGTAGACTACTCCCAACTTAATTGGCCTTCTCAACTGCGATACAATGGCTTCTCGGGCACTGGCCTACCTATTGAGAATGCTGAAAACCAGTTGGGAGCGCTAAGTATTAATTCGGGTCTGTTCTGGTCGTACGATGCTACCCGTAATCCACTTTCTGAAGCCCCTCCCGTTCGTCTGTACGCGGGGTTTTCGCTACAAAACATTAATGAACCTACTTACAATTTCTTGTCAGCTTCACAAAGCTCACTGAATCTGGGATATTCGGCTCTTGGCGGGGCAGAATTCTGGATAAATGATCGGTGGACGCTTGCTCCCGATGGTCTAGTTCTGTGGTACGAGCAGTGGTTTGCTTATCAGGCAGGAACTTCCGCCACGTACCATACCCAATACAGTACTCCATCGAATCCGGTACCGTCGCCGCTCCGCTTAACGGCTGGAACTTGGTATCGGGATGAATCTAGCTTGGTGTTTTTAGTAGGGATGGGAGGGAGAAAGTGGCAGGCCGCTTTATCCTACGATGCTAATCTGGCCACTACCCGAAGAGGAGTTTCCAATCAGTATGCTTTGGAATTATCTTTGCGGTACCAGTGGTTTGGCAACAATGCTCTCAAATCTCAATCCACGCCTTTGTATTGACATGTTTGGTTTTCTCCGCATCCGAAATATTGATCTAAGGCTGCTTATTCTGTTAAGCCTGAGCATGGTTTCTATTAGCAGCTCTGGTCAAAATATCGCCATTCAGAACCCAGAGCAAAGCGGAGATCAGTATTTTTTAGCCGAACAGTATTTTCGGGCTGCTCAGTTTTATCAATTAGCTCTTAAAAACGATAGTAGTAATCATGAGCTAGCGATTAAGCTAGCGCATAGTGAGCGCAACCAATTTAATTACGTTAAAGCAGCTAAGTGGTATCAGTATGCTCAGCATATTTCCCCTGACTTTTCGGCAAAAGCGGCGTACTATCAGTCGTTAATGCTGAAAAATATTGGGCGATGCGAGGAAACGTACCTTTGGCTGGATAGCTTATTGAATTCGTCTCAACCAGAAGCACGAGCCTTGCAATGGGAGGCAGAACAACTGAAAAATAGTTGTCAGGAATTAGCTTTAGCTGCTAGAAAGGTAGCGAGTATCACGGTGTTATCACTCGATTCTACCGTAAATTCCCCTAATTATGACTATGCTCCGGTTATAATGCAGCATGATTCAATACTACTACTAACCAGTACCCGTTTTGCCGGAAAGCAGAAGGTTTCTTATCGATTTGGGGAAAATAACGCCAACTTTTTTGCGTACCGCTTACAGGGAAGCCAGTTTACAGATACTAGTACTTTTGTAAGTGCCATCAATACCAAAGCCAGCGAAGGAGCCGGTTGCTACGTAGCATCCCGAAAGGAATTTTACTTTACCTACTGCTCCAATAACCAACCCTGTCAGATTTATTTCATTGCTTTTACGGGGAAGGGTTGGTCAGCACCTGCACCATTACCTCCTAGTGTTAACGTGAAAGAAGCTGAAACTAAGCATCCTAGCGTATCAGCTTCCGGCGATACCTTATTTTTTGCATCCGATCGGCCAGGTGGCCGGGGAGGTTTAGATATTTGGATGAGTATTCGGGCGGAAGAAAATCAGTGGCTATCGCCAGTTTGTCTGGATAGTTTGGTCAATTCTACTTACGATGAAGTTACGCCGTACTATCACAGCCAAGAAGACCAACTCTACTTCGCTTCCGACAATCAGCGTGGTTTCGGTGGAATGGATTTATACTTGGTTTCCGAATTCTCTAATGCGAAATCAGGTGTTCGTAGGCATTTGCCAATGCCTATCAACTCCCCGGCCGATGATAGCTACTTAGTTTTAGGGCAGCAATCAGGATACTTAGCTTCTAATCGCGACGGTAATTTTGATATTTATCAGTTCAAAAAAACAAAAAATCAACGGTGGGCGCAGTTTCTTTTGGGTATTCCGCCGCTGCTAACTAAACCAGTGGCTGATTTACTAACGGCAGTACCTACTGATAAAATTCGTCGGGCCGACTACCTGAATTCGGAATTAAATGATTGGATTTGGGTAAATTCCGCCCAACAGAAAAGGCTTAGCTCTGGAGCTACTCGCTTCATTCTGAATTCGGATGTAAACGATATTCAAATGAAGCAATATCAGCAACAGCAGAAACGTAACGAGATGGCGCAGAACCTAACAGTAGTAAGCACCATAATTAGCCCTAACGCCGATAGCACACTGATTTTAACGAGTTTCTCTACTGATTCTTCAACGGCAAACCTGACGAGCGTAGTTACGGGAACCGTTACCGTAAGCACCCCCCAGCAACCATTTGCCGAACAAATAATTGAACTGCGGGAAAGTGGAGGAGAACTGCTAAAGACATCTACCACCAATGCGACTGGCGAATTTAGGTTTGTGAACCTTCCGGCTAATAGCTCATACTACCTCGCATTAGCTTCTGCCGAAACGCAGGATACTATTAGCGTGAGCAACTTACTGCTTCGGGCCGAACCGGAATATATTTTTTCACAGACGTTTGAGCCAATCTACTTTAACTTTAATCAGCACGAGTTACGCCCGGAGTCAGCTAAAGTACTGGATGCTTTGGCTGAGTTTTATCAAGCCAACCCTGAAATATCTATTGAGATTAATGCTTTCACGGATAGTTTGGGTAACGACCTTTATAACTTGCTACTGAGTAGAAAAAGGGGAGAAGCCGCGTTTGATTATCTAATTAATTCGGGAGTGGATCGATCGGCGTTGGCGATTAATGCTAACGGAGTATCTACAGCTTATACCTCAACCAATGCTTACGTAAGCCAGCAACTGAACCGAAGGGTTGAGTTTGAAATTTTTGGATTGGAGAATCCACTTTCCCGCGAAGTGGCTACCAGAATTTTACGGCCAAGTATTGATCTGGCTCAGCTTTTAGAAGGCACCCAAATGAGCTGGGAAGAATTATCTTCATTAAACGGGCGACCGTTGGATATACTTGAGCCATATAAACCCATCCGGATATACAAAAGCAAGATCGCCAATGACAACTCGTTATTTTACCAGATAATTGACATAAATTGATAAGCTTAATCTACCAGACGTAACGATGATATTTTTGAAGCAAATCGTACTACTGTTGAGTATTGCCCTCTTCTCCCAAAAAATATTCGCCCAATCGGTAGGAGTGGGAACTACATCGCCCAACGCCAATGCTGCACTCCATATTGTAGCACCTAATAACAACCAGGGGGTGCTCATTCCGAGTATGAGTACGGAGCAACGAATTAGTGAGCAATTTACCGCCAATCTATCTTCACAAGACAATGGCCTGATGGTATTTGACCTAACCGAGAACCGTTTTTTCTTTTGGGCAGACGGGACGTGGTCTCCCATCATCAGCGGTGCCGTAAACCAGATATTAGACGTGGGCGAGGGGCTAGAGATTAATGAGCAGAGTCTGATTATCAATACGGGAGATACCGATTCTACTAATGACATTACTGTAACTACTGCTGCGGGCGGATCGCTGGTTGGGACATACCCTAACCCTGAGCTGGCCGAAGGAACGGTTCAAACTATAAATTTAGCTGATTTGGCCGTGAACGGTAACAAAGTTGCTGATAATACCATTGGAGTAGAAAAATTATCAGGGTTGGCTGATCCAACATCAGGTAGAAATTCAGTAATGATTACTAACAACAGCAATATCCCTCGCTGGTTTCAACCGGAGGCCAATCAGGTACTAGTTACCGATAATGCCGGACAAATAACCTCACGATCTGAAGCGACCTTTGCTCGGGAAACGCTAGCCCTGGGCGAAATCTACATTGGAAATAACGTAGGAGAGGCCGAACCATTGGATGTTTCGGATATTGGTAATATTCTAGTCGGAAACGGAACCACCCTCTTTAAGCTAGATGCCTCTGGTAACGGTAGGTTACTAGTGGGCAATGGAACTACTTTAGTCTCGGTAGATGTGATGGGGGATGTTTCCCTAGACGGAACTGGAACTGTTCAAATTAGTGCGGATGCGATCGGTACAGCTGAAATTGCCGATGGTACCATTGCTTCTGCTGACTTAGCAACTCAAGCAGTAACTACCGATAAGATCGCGTTGAACGCGATACAATCCGATCAAATTCTGGATGAGTCTATTACTTTAGCTGATTTGGCTCCCGGATCGGTAAATGCCGAAAAGATTCTGAATGGAGCGATTACCGACGGTGATATTAATTCTGGTGCTGGAATTTTGGTTAGTAAGTTAGAAGAATTGAATACAGGTGAAATCATTTTTGGAAATACTAATGGACTGGGAGAAGGGATACCTACTATCGGTCTACTCTCCGGAGATGCCAGCATTAGTGCTAATGGTATCCTTACTTTATCCTCTGTAGGGCCAGGTATGGGAAGCTACGGGGGGGGTGGTAATTTCATAGAATCCATCTCCCTTGACGTTCAAGGTAGAGTGACCGCTGTGACTGCTGGCTCTCCACCCAGTGACTCCCGTCTCAAGGAAAATATTACTGAACTAGCGTACTCCCCACAAAAACTGCATCAGCTACAGGCCTACAGTTATCAGTGGAAAGATAGTAAAATGGGTGAAGGACGGCAGATTGGGCTAATCGCCCAGGAGGTAGAAAAAGTGTATCCTGAACTAGTAAAAGAGCGTTCGGATGGCTACCAAGGCGTTCTGTACCAAGGGCTTATTCCGGTACTGATTGAGGCTACTAAAGTGCAGCAAGATTCGTTAGATGTATTGAGCCAAGAAAATAGTTTGTTGCAAAACCGAATAAAGCAACTGGAGGAAAATCTAAACCAGTACGAAGAACAACTTCACCGAATAGAAACTACTATTCAGAAGATGGTACTAAAAGAATCACCAGCGGTAGCAAGCCCCGAAGCTCAGTAGGTGAGGGGCACCAATAGCGAGTTCTCCCTGGAAACCGACGTGCTCAGTAACGTACGATTCCCCACCCAAGATAATCAGCTGTGGGGCAAAGGTGCCACCCAGAGCAAAATTGATTACCCGATCAACCACATCCGAAGGAAAACCCACATCGGAATTCACATTCCAGTTAGAAAAACCGAGTCGCGCCCCGCTGTACATTCGGAAGTTGGCTTGGTAGACGATATAAAGCAAGCCCGTGGCTCCAAGGTAAAACCGATTGGCCCTAAGTCCGTACTGCCGAGCCGAACTATTGTCTGGATCACGATAAGTCACTGAAAAATTCTGATGAGCAATGGTTCCTCCGATGGCAGCTCGCCGGGTTGGCTGAAAAAGGTATGTGGCGGAGATAACCGGATTTCTACGGATGTTTACCCCGTCAATAATCTGGAAATAGTTCACTATTCCTGATAGAATTCCGGAAGTACTAAACCCGATATTTCCCCGAACTTGATGAGGATGAATGACACGATTTTCGCTTTTCCCTGTTTTTTCTTGAGCAAAAAGAGGGGAGACAGTGCTACTAACGGCTACCGCTAGTATTAGAATTACCCCTGCGGGTAAGCATTTGAGCCACATCCTGAACATCGTTCCACACCCGGAACGTGTTCTTATAGCAAATTTTCTCAATGTCTTCTTCAGAATATCCTCGCTTTAGTAGTTCGGCAATTAGGTTGGGATATTCTGAAGCATTCTTCAGTCCGGTGGGCAAGGTATCGCCCACGCCGTCAAAGTCAGACCCAAAACCCACGTGGTCAATCCCAGCTAGTTGCACCACATGATCGATATGATCAGCCACTCTCTGAACGGTAGAGTAGGCCGGATTGTTTGCCATATATTCTCGGGCGTAGGCTTGGGTAGCACTATCGCTAAAAGTTAAGTTACGTTCACTCATCCACGCCGTCAGGTGGGTTCGCATTTCACTGGATTTTTTGCGGGAGTCAGCATCAACAAACCCGGAACCGAAATTAATTTGAATGACTCCGTTATTTTCTCCCATGAGTTTAATCATATCATCGTTCATATTGCGCTCAAAGCCAGGCACAAACTCTCGAGCTGATGAGTGGGAAGCAATCACCGGGGCCTGGGTAATTTTCATTACGTCGTAGAACGCACTATCAGAAATGTGAGAAACATCCACCATGATACCTACTCGGTTCATTTCTTTTACCACCTTTTCACCAAAAGGGCTGAGGCCATTCCAAACGCGGGTGGTATCGTAAGAGGAATCACAAATTTGATTAACCTTACTATGGGTTAGCGTCACGTAGCGAATGCCTCGGTCAAAGAAGTACTGTACGTTTTCAATGGAATCGCCGATGGGGGCACCATTTTCCATTCCCATGGGTAAGGAAATTAGGTCTTTCTCAAAATTACTTTCTATTTCTTGCGGAGAGTTCGCTAACGCAAATTTCTCGGGAAATTCCTGCGGGATGTTTTGTACCAGATTAATGAGGGAGTCAGCAAATTCTTTGGCACCACCCGTTTCCTGATAACTAGCGGGAATGTAGATTGACATAAATGGGGCGTCCAACCCTCCGGCTACGGCCTTGGGATAATCGAAATCACCCTGAGTCTCATTCTCAATATCTTTAATGTATTCTTTCTTCAGCCGAAAGCCTGAAACCTTAAGCCGATAAGGTAAATCAATATGACCGTCGGTAATGATATAGGCCTGAGCTAGTGAATCAGCTTTGTTTTGCAGACTATCTTGCGCCCGAAGAGTGAAGCAGGTTAATAAAAAAACAGTACTCAGAAATATAGGTAGAAATTGCATATATATTTTGTTGATTAGCGTGTAGGCAAACTTTAGCTATTATTTAATGCGATAAAATTAAAATATTATTCGGAATTATACCAGGATGCATACATAGAATAATTGTTGGCAATGGTTTGCATACGTTCTCGGTGGGATACATCTAGCTTCTTTACCTTGCGGGCTGGTACACCCGCGTACAAGCATCCAGCTTCTACGACGGTGTTTTCTAGCACCACAGCCCCCGCAGCAATCAGCGCCCCCTGTTCAACTACTGCATGGTCCATCACGATGGCACCCATCCCAATGAGTACGTAATCTTCTAGTGTACATCCGTGTACCAGTGCCCGGTGCCCAACCGATACGTAATTACCAATAATAGTATCTGCTTTTTGATAGGTTCCGTGAATAATTACACCATCTTGAATATTACTGTTGTGCCCAATGCTGATAGAAGCTACGTCGCCCCGGATAACCGTGTTAAACCATAAGCTACAATTACGACTTACGGCTACATCGCCAATGAGAGTAGCGGTAGGGGCTAAAAAACAATCGTCACCTACGGTAGGGGTTTTCCCCCGAACAGAAATAATATGGCTCATAAAAGAAAAACCTCCGAAAGTAAGTACTGTTCGGAGGTTTTGTCAAAAGTTAGCAATCAGTAATTAAGGTAGTTCTGGAAAAGCCGACCAATTTACGGCATCTGGATTGCTGAATTTAAGTAAAAATATTCCGTCGTCAAAGTCCTGATCGTGGAAATCTCGCTGTATATCTTCGTAGGCTAGCACTAACGTTTGTTCTTCAGGAATAGCTAATATCACGTTCTGCTGCTTGATGGGGCGATTTTTATGCAACCACCAGCTAGAATAGTGGGTTAAGAAGCCAGTAGTAACCTCGCCGTCTACGAATCCTTTAAAGTTCAAGAAGAAGCCCAGCGTATTTCCGCCGGAGAAGCCGGGTAAACATATCTTATCTCCCTTCATCAGATGACTTTCGCTGAGGGTAACAGTAGCGTTAGGAAATAGCACCGTTAGATCAGTAAGATCATTCGGGCTTTCGGGTCGGTCATTATTTGGGTACGTATAGTATCCTATCGTATTTTTATGGTGAGTAGATTCCCCAACTACCGTGATTTCCAGATCGGTATCCTCTAGCAAAGCAATATCAGTTAGAACAGTCTCTAAGAACCAGTTCGGCTGGCGCTGAGTTAAATCATCACCAGCAATGAACTGCTGACTGAGACGGGCATCA
This region of Tunicatimonas pelagia genomic DNA includes:
- a CDS encoding PorP/SprF family type IX secretion system membrane protein, which translates into the protein MRHNRTHIVLIGLLFFASDGLTQEIRFSQYQAAPAYINPASVGTTLHPVLRVNSRIQRFGVVAFRTGYASLSLPISLSSTKELPIGGVGLNVLQDVAGESSEFRTTIAQLSAAYNIYLNRRGTQWLSLGLQAGYRQVRVDYSQLNWPSQLRYNGFSGTGLPIENAENQLGALSINSGLFWSYDATRNPLSEAPPVRLYAGFSLQNINEPTYNFLSASQSSLNLGYSALGGAEFWINDRWTLAPDGLVLWYEQWFAYQAGTSATYHTQYSTPSNPVPSPLRLTAGTWYRDESSLVFLVGMGGRKWQAALSYDANLATTRRGVSNQYALELSLRYQWFGNNALKSQSTPLY
- a CDS encoding OmpA family protein, producing MLSNLNPRLCIDMFGFLRIRNIDLRLLILLSLSMVSISSSGQNIAIQNPEQSGDQYFLAEQYFRAAQFYQLALKNDSSNHELAIKLAHSERNQFNYVKAAKWYQYAQHISPDFSAKAAYYQSLMLKNIGRCEETYLWLDSLLNSSQPEARALQWEAEQLKNSCQELALAARKVASITVLSLDSTVNSPNYDYAPVIMQHDSILLLTSTRFAGKQKVSYRFGENNANFFAYRLQGSQFTDTSTFVSAINTKASEGAGCYVASRKEFYFTYCSNNQPCQIYFIAFTGKGWSAPAPLPPSVNVKEAETKHPSVSASGDTLFFASDRPGGRGGLDIWMSIRAEENQWLSPVCLDSLVNSTYDEVTPYYHSQEDQLYFASDNQRGFGGMDLYLVSEFSNAKSGVRRHLPMPINSPADDSYLVLGQQSGYLASNRDGNFDIYQFKKTKNQRWAQFLLGIPPLLTKPVADLLTAVPTDKIRRADYLNSELNDWIWVNSAQQKRLSSGATRFILNSDVNDIQMKQYQQQQKRNEMAQNLTVVSTIISPNADSTLILTSFSTDSSTANLTSVVTGTVTVSTPQQPFAEQIIELRESGGELLKTSTTNATGEFRFVNLPANSSYYLALASAETQDTISVSNLLLRAEPEYIFSQTFEPIYFNFNQHELRPESAKVLDALAEFYQANPEISIEINAFTDSLGNDLYNLLLSRKRGEAAFDYLINSGVDRSALAINANGVSTAYTSTNAYVSQQLNRRVEFEIFGLENPLSREVATRILRPSIDLAQLLEGTQMSWEELSSLNGRPLDILEPYKPIRIYKSKIANDNSLFYQIIDIN
- a CDS encoding tail fiber domain-containing protein — protein: MKQIVLLLSIALFSQKIFAQSVGVGTTSPNANAALHIVAPNNNQGVLIPSMSTEQRISEQFTANLSSQDNGLMVFDLTENRFFFWADGTWSPIISGAVNQILDVGEGLEINEQSLIINTGDTDSTNDITVTTAAGGSLVGTYPNPELAEGTVQTINLADLAVNGNKVADNTIGVEKLSGLADPTSGRNSVMITNNSNIPRWFQPEANQVLVTDNAGQITSRSEATFARETLALGEIYIGNNVGEAEPLDVSDIGNILVGNGTTLFKLDASGNGRLLVGNGTTLVSVDVMGDVSLDGTGTVQISADAIGTAEIADGTIASADLATQAVTTDKIALNAIQSDQILDESITLADLAPGSVNAEKILNGAITDGDINSGAGILVSKLEELNTGEIIFGNTNGLGEGIPTIGLLSGDASISANGILTLSSVGPGMGSYGGGGNFIESISLDVQGRVTAVTAGSPPSDSRLKENITELAYSPQKLHQLQAYSYQWKDSKMGEGRQIGLIAQEVEKVYPELVKERSDGYQGVLYQGLIPVLIEATKVQQDSLDVLSQENSLLQNRIKQLEENLNQYEEQLHRIETTIQKMVLKESPAVASPEAQ
- a CDS encoding dipeptidase, which produces MQFLPIFLSTVFLLTCFTLRAQDSLQNKADSLAQAYIITDGHIDLPYRLKVSGFRLKKEYIKDIENETQGDFDYPKAVAGGLDAPFMSIYIPASYQETGGAKEFADSLINLVQNIPQEFPEKFALANSPQEIESNFEKDLISLPMGMENGAPIGDSIENVQYFFDRGIRYVTLTHSKVNQICDSSYDTTRVWNGLSPFGEKVVKEMNRVGIMVDVSHISDSAFYDVMKITQAPVIASHSSAREFVPGFERNMNDDMIKLMGENNGVIQINFGSGFVDADSRKKSSEMRTHLTAWMSERNLTFSDSATQAYAREYMANNPAYSTVQRVADHIDHVVQLAGIDHVGFGSDFDGVGDTLPTGLKNASEYPNLIAELLKRGYSEEDIEKICYKNTFRVWNDVQDVAQMLTRRGNSNTSGSR
- a CDS encoding gamma carbonic anhydrase family protein gives rise to the protein MSHIISVRGKTPTVGDDCFLAPTATLIGDVAVSRNCSLWFNTVIRGDVASISIGHNSNIQDGVIIHGTYQKADTIIGNYVSVGHRALVHGCTLEDYVLIGMGAIVMDHAVVEQGALIAAGAVVLENTVVEAGCLYAGVPARKVKKLDVSHRERMQTIANNYSMYASWYNSE